GGGTAGATGTACGGCGCCGCCGCCATCGGGCCGCCGCCGCTCGGGCAGCCGGTGGTGGTCGCCGACACCGCGGCGGAACGGGCCGACTCGCCGGAGGAGTTGTACGCCGCGACCGTGTAGCTGTGCGACGTGCAGGCGCCGAGCCCGGAGATCGTGGTCGAGGTGCCGGTGACCGCGGCCCGCAGGGTGGAACCCTCGTACACGCGGTAGCCGCTGACCGTGCCGGACGAGGCGTTCCAGGCCAGCGAGATCGCGGACGCCGTCGTGCCGGTGACCCGGAAGTTGCCCGGTGTGCCGGGCGCGCCGGGGTTGGTCGGTCCGCCGCCGGAGCAGGACGTGCCGTTGACCGTGCAGTTGGTCGGGTCGCCGTTGCCGGTGACGATGAAGCCGAACGACGCGGTGCCGTTGGGTCCCAGCGTCCCGTTCCACGACCGGTTCGTGAAGGTGTGGTGCTGCCCGGACGAGGTGAGCAGGGCGTCCCAGTAGGTGCCCATCGTGCTGCCCGACGGCAGGTCGAACTGCACGTTCCAGCTGGTGATCGTCGACGAGGTGTTGTTGGTGACGGTGATCTTTGCTTCGTAGCCGGTACCCCAGCTCGACGTGCGCGCGAAGGTCGCGGTCGCGGCGGAGGCGGGAGAGGCGACCGCGACGGCGGCGGCACCGGCCACCACCGACATGGCGACGAGGGTCAGGAGTCTTCTCACTGTGTACCTCCGGATCACGGGAGGGTGTTGAGGTGGGGCTTGACCGTGCGGGCGAAGTTGTTGCCGTTGGAGACGTCCCAGTTGATCGACCACGTCATCGCGCCCCGGATGCCCGGGTACGTGCGCGGCGGCCGGAAGCTGCCGCAGCTGGTGGCGCGGGCAAGGCAGTCGAGCGCCTGGTTGACCACGCTCGGCGCGACGATGCCGCCGCCGGCGGCGCCTGGTCCGGCCGGCAGGCCGAGCGCGACCTGGTCGGGACGCAGGCCGTTCTCCAGCTGGATGCAGGCGAGGGCGGTGAGGAAGTTGACCGTGCCCTGCGAGTACGCGAAGGACTGGTCGCAGCCGAGCATCGAGCCGGAGTTGTAGAACTGCGTGTGTACGACCGTGAGGATGTCGCGGATGTCCAGCGCGAGCCGGAAGTACGAGGCGCCGGTCGACTGCATGTCGATCGTCTGTGGCGCCATCGTGATGATGAGGTTCGCGCCCGCGCGGGACCGGAGCGACCGCAGCGCCTGACCCATGTAGGTGGGGTTGAGCCCGTTCTCCAGGTCGATGTCGACGCCGTCGAAGCCGTACTCCTGCATGATCGCGAAGACCGAGTTGGCGAAGTTGGTGGCGGCGCCGGAGTCACCGACGGCCACCCTGCCGGCCTCGCCGCCGACAGAGATGATGACCTTCTTGCCGCGTGCCTTGAGCGCCTGCACGTCGGCCTTGAAGTCGGCGTTCGTGTAACCGCCCAGCGCGCTCGCCAGCCCCGGATCCACGCCGAAGGTGACCGTGCCGGGCGTGCTGGCCGCCTCGGCGAAGGCGACCGCGACCAGGTCGTACTCGTTGGGAACGTCGCGCAGTCGCAGCTCGACGGCCGGGTTGACGAAGTTGTGCCAGTAGCCGGTGAGGAAGTGCTTGGGCAGCGGACCGATGGGCGGCTGGCTGGTCGGCGGCGCCGTGGTCGGCGGCGCGGTCGTGGGCGGCGCGGTCGTCGGCGGGCGCGTGGTGGGTGGCGCGGTGGTCGGTGGGGTACCGCCGCCGCACGGCTGCCCGTTCAGCGTGCAGTTCAGCGGCGAGCCCGAACCGTTGCCCAGAAAGCCGAACGACGTCGACTGGCCCGGCGCCAGCGTGCCGTTCCACGAACGGTTGGTGAACGTGTAGCGCTGGCCCGACGACGTCATCAACGCGTCCCAATAGGTCCCCACCGTCGTGCCGGACGGCAGGTCGAAGACCACCGTCCACGAGGTGATCGTCGACGAACCAGCATTCGTGATCGTGTACTTCCCCTCCCAACCGGAACCCCAGTCGGAGGTCTTGGTGAACACCGCCGTGGGCGTCGCCGCGGACGCCGCCGGCGCCAGCCAGACCGCCGCGACGCCGGCGGTCAGGGCCATCGCGAGCGTGATGAGCAGGGCTTTGGAACGGGACAAGGCAACCTCCCATGGATGGTTGCCTAATTATTAGGACTGTTAACAGTAACTGTAAAGACCCTTGAGAGGTTGACAGCCTTCGGTTTCCTCGCACCAGGCGGTCTATGCGTGGCGAGCGCGCGGGGTACCGTGCCACAGATGAGTGCTGAGGCTTCGGATCGGGTGGGTGAGAGCGGCGACGAGCGTTCGCCCCACCCGGTCCGGCGCGCGCCCGAGACCGCGCGCCGGCCGACCATGGTCGATGTCGCGCGGCACGCGGGCGTGAGCATCAAGACGGTCTCCCGCGTCATCAACAACGAGCCCAACGTGCAGCAGCAGCTCATCGACCGGGTGCTGGCGAGCGTGGCGGAGCTGGGATTCCGGCGCAACCACCTGGCGCGCACGCTGCGGTCGGGGCAGTCGACGGCCACGATCGGGCTGATCATCGAGGATCTCGCCAACCCGTTCTACTCCACGATCGCGGCGATCACGGCCGAGGCGGCCGCGCAGCACGAGACGCTGTTGATCACGGCGAGCTCGGAGGAGGACCCGCAGCGCGAGCAGCAGTTGCTCCGCGACCTCTGCTCGCGCCGCGTCGACGGGCTGCTGATCGTGCCGGCCGGATACGACCACTCGTTCCTGCGCCCCGAGGTGGAGATGGGCACTCCCGTGGTCTTCCTCGACCGGCCGGCCGGGGGCCTGCTCGCCGACACCGTGCTGCTCGACAACCGCGGCGGCGCGCATGCCGGCGTGCGGCGCCTGCTGGAGCACGGCCACCGGCGGATCGGCATCCTGCTCGACTCCGTCGCGGTCTACACGATGCGCGAGCGGGTGGGCGGCGCCCAGGAGGCGCTGGCCGAGGCCGGTATCGCGTACGACGATCGGCTTGTCGCCGAGGGCGTGCACGACCCGGAGACGGCCGCCGCGGCGGTGGCCAGGATGCTCGACGGCGCGGAGCCGCCGACCGCGTTCTTCAGCCTCAACAACCGGATCACGGTCGGCGTGCTGGAGGAGCTGTGGCGGCGCAAGAGCCAGGTCGAGGTGGTCGGCTTCGACGACTTCGAGCTGTCCTTCCTCATGCCGCAGCGATTCACCGTGGTCGCCTACGACACGCGGCAGCTCGCGCGCACGGCGGTCGACCTGCTCTTCCAGCGGATCGCCGGCGAGCGCTCATGGCCGCGCACGGTCACCCTGCCGACGACGCTGGTGGAGCGGGGCCTCTCGTAGAAGGCCCCGCTCCATTGCCTCACCTGCGGAAGTGGAACCAGTTCACGTTGACGAAGTCGGCGGGCTGGCCGCTCGCAAACTTCAGGTAGACGGTCCGGGTGCCGGTCACGCCGCCGGCCGCGCCGGGTATGGTCTGCCAGCTCTGCCAGCCGCCGGTGTTCGCCAGGGCGAAGTTGCCCAGCAGCTGCCCGGTCGGGCTGTCCAGGCGCACCTCGACGAGGCCGCTCACGCCACCGCCCGCGCCCGAGGCCACGCGCGCCACGAAGTCGCGCGGTGCCGACGAGCCGAAGTTGACGTTGTCGTAGCGGGCCCAGTCACCGTTGGCGATGTGGCTGATGTTCAGGCCACCCTCGCTGCACGTCTCGGTCTGCAGGCCGCTCTGCGCGTTGAACGACTCGGCCTGGATCGGCGAGTACGCGTCCCGACCGCCGGTGGGCGGCGGCGTGGTGGGGTTGCCGGTCGTCGGCGGTGGCGTGGTGGGGTTGGTGCCGCCGCCCGTCTGGTAGACCGCGACGTAGTCCACCAGCATCGGGACGCCCGAGACGGTCGCCGCGGTCGGCGTCTGCCCACCGGGCACCGCGTTGGGGAAGGCGCCGCCCATCGCCACGTTCAGCAGGATGAAGTAGCCGGCGTGGCTGGTCATGTTCGTCCAGTGCGGCTCGCCGACCTGGGCCTGGCTGACGGTGTGGTAGAGCTGGCCGTCCACGTACCAGCGCAGCTGCTGCGGGTTGGTGTCCCACTCGAAGCGGTACGTGTGGAACGCCGACTGGCAGGAGCTGCCCGGGCACGCGCGGTTGGCGCCGATACCGGTCGTCTCGTTGCACGGGCCGCCCGGGTTGACTCCACAGTGGAGCACGCCCCACACCGAGTTGATCCCGTTGACGTTCTCCATGATGTCGAACTCACCGATGGCCGGCCAGTTCCAGTACTGGCCGCGGTACGGCGCGCCCAGCGCCCAGAACGCGGGCCAGTAGCCGGCCGCGCCCGCGCCGGTGATGTTCGGCATCTGGATGCGGCCCTCGATGCGCAGCTCGCCGCCGGACGGTGGCTTGAAGTTGGAGCGCTGCGTCTCGATCCGCGCCGAGGTCCACTGGCCGGAGCCGCTGCGGATCGGGGTGATCACCAGGTTGCCGTTGCCGTCCTGGCGGAGGTTCGAGGTGCTGTTCGTGTACGTCTGGATCTCGCCGGTGCCCCAGTTCGCGGGGCCGCCGGGGTACTGCGTGCCGGTGTCGATGATCCAGTTGGACGAGGAGGGGAGGGTGTTCGCCGCGCCGGTGAAGTCATCGGCCCAGACGAGGCTCCAGCCGGACGGGGTCGATGGCAGGGAAGCGTTGGCGTTCATGGTCACCGCGAGCATGCCCGCGACCACTGTGGAGACCGCCGCGGCGGCGATCAGCACGCGGCCGCGCCTGGGTCTGGAGGTGCCCGTGTCTCTCATCTCTGGCCTCTCTGTGGGGGTGGTGGGCCGTGAGAGCGCTCTCACAGAGTTTTACGTCCGGGACAACAAATTGTCAACACTCATCGATATCTCCGGAGTACGCCCTGCTCCAGCGCCGTCCACGCGGTCGTGGTGACGAGATACAGCCCGGCCGCGAGCGGCACGAAGGCGGCGACGGCCAGCGTGCCGTACGGCAGCAGCACCATCAGCCGGCGCATCTGCTCCTGCATCCGCTCCACCTCGGGGCTGGGCGCGGCCGCCACCGGCGCTTCCCGCATCCGCCGCGCGGACAGCCGGGCGAGCGCGGTCAGCAGCGCGAGGAGCACGGCGTAGACGAGGACGGCGCTCAGGCTCAGCCCGTCGGTGAGGTGGTGCCCGAGGGGCACGCCGGCGAGCGTGGCGTCGAGCAGGTCGCCGGGCTTGGTGAAGAGGCGGTACATGAGGAAGAAGAACGGCGCCTGTACCAGCGCGGGCAGGCACCCGGCCAGCGGCGAGACCCGGGCGCCCCGGATCTGCGCCCAGCTCAACGGCGAGATCAGCAGCCGGACGGCGACGGTGAAGAGCACGATCGCGGCGGCCGTCGCGGCCGGCCCGAAGGCGGGCTCGACCCCGGTGGCGATCGTGGACACGGCGGAATGGGCAAGGTTGACGACGGAATCGAGCACGGTGAGACCCCTCGGTGACGACCGCGTGGACAGGACGGCATGCCGCCACGCGCCCGACCGCCCTCCGGAGCTGTCCGGGGCGGATCGCGGCTACGCGGCGGAGGGGTGAGCCGAGGGTGCTCGGGGCGCGGACGCCCGGCGGCGTCCGGATCGAGGTAGCGCGGCACGGCGGCCCGCGCCCGCACCGGCGCGGCGGCCCATCCGACCGGCCGCGGGGCGGCGGCACGCAGTGCACCGGTGAGCTGGCCGGCGATGGCGACCGCGAGGAGGCCGACCGCGACGGCGAGCGCGACCTCGGCGGGCTGCCCGGCGAACGCGAGGGCGATCGCCCACGCGCCCAGCAACCCCATCAGCGCCCTCACGCCCGCCAGCGTAGAAAGCCCGCGCCAGTGAGCTGGGTACGCTTGGTCGCTGTGCCCGAAGGCCACACCATCCACCGGCTCGCCGCCCAGCACCGTTCCCTGCTCGCGGGGCGGCGGGTGACCGTGTCCAGCCCGCAGGGGCGCTTCGCGGCCGGCGCCGCATTGATCTCCGGCACGGTGCTACTGGACACGGAGGCCTACGGCAAGCACCTCCTGCACCACTACGAGCACGGCCGCACGCTCCACGTCCACCTGGGCCTCTACGGCGTCTTCAGCGACGGCGACGTGCCGACCCCGCCGCCGGTGGGCCAGGTGCGGATGCGGCTGGAGACCGAGCGGCACTGGATCGACCTGCGCGGCCCGGCCGCCTGCGAGCTGCTCGACGACCCCGACGCCCTCCGCGCCCGCCTGGGCGCCGACCCGCTGCGGGACGACGCCGACCCGGACGCGGCGTTCGCCCGCATCCGGCGCAGCACCACGCCGCTGGCCGCGCTGCTGCTGGACCAGTCCACTGTGGCCGGCCCCGGCCTCGTCTACGTCTCCGAGGTCCTCTTCCGCGCCGGCATCCCGCCGACCCGCGCCGGCCGCCTGCTCACCCCGGCCCAGTGGGGCGACCTCTGGATCGACCTGCGCGAGCTGATGAAGGAAGGCGTCACCCGAGGCCGCATCGACACGGTGCACAGCCACCACATGCCCGAGGCGATGGGCCGCGCGCCGCGGGTCGACCGCCACGGCGGCGAGGTGTACGTCTACCGCCGCGCCGGCCAGCCCTGCCTCATCTGCGGCACCGAGATCCAGCGCGCCGGCCTCGCCGGCCGCAACTCCTACTGGTGCCCCACCTGCCAACCCGATTGAAGGCAGATTTGCCCGCGTCCGCGCCAGCTGCGCACCGCACGCTCCCGCGGGCACCGCTCCGGCCGGCGGCTCGCCAGCGCTCGCCGAATGCCCCGGCCTGCGCTGCCGGCTCCGCGCGACAAGCCCCCGAACCTCGGCGCCCGGCCGGGCTTTGTGAGCGTGACCAGGCGCGGAGGGTGAGGCCGCGGGAGCAACGGTCCGGACCACCGCGGACATCGCGGTAGCTCAAAATCTCTAGACCGGGGTCGTCGGCAGGGTGAGGTAGTCGAGGACGGCGGCCATGTCGCCGGTGCGGGCGTAGACGGCGCGCTGCCGGGACGCGCCCGTGCCCCGGGACCGCAGCCGTCCCATCAGGAGAGTCGCCAGCTCCAGGTCGCCGCTGCGCTCCAGCTCGGGCCGCACGGTCTCGAACAGGCGCTGGAAGAGGTGCCACGCGGGCCGGCTGCGCTGGTCGGCGGGGTCGGCGAGGAGGCCGGCCAGGCCGTCGTGCGCGGCGCGCCAGTGCGCGGCGGCGAGCAGGGGTTGGTCGACCTGCGGTGCCGGGCGGCCGGCCTCGATGTCCTTCAGCACCGTGCCGACAAGGCCGCGGGCCAGCGCGGCCACCAGGATCGTGTCGTCGACGCTCGGGCAGACGTCGCCAAGGCGGAGCTCGACCGTGGGGTAGCGGGCCGACAGCCTCGAGTACCAGTAGAGCATCGCCTCGTCGAGCATCGCGCCGGACGAGATGAGCCTCGACACCAGGTCCTCGTAGTGGTCGTGCGACTCAAGGAACGGCGTGGGTCCGACCGACGGCCAACGCTCCCACATCACCGACCGCCAGCTCGCGTAGCCGCTGTCGCGCCCCTCCGCGAAGGGCGAGTTTGTCGTGGCCGCGTGCAGCAGGGGGAGCCACGGGCGCAGGTGGTTGAGCACCTGGACGCCGGTGTGCGGGTCGGGGATTCCGATGTGGACGTGGAGTCCGTTGAGGCCGGGGCCGGGCGAGAGCGCGCCGAAGCGTTCGACCATGCGGTGGAAGCGCGGCTCGTCGACGACCGGTGGCTCCGGTCCGGTGACCGGGCAGCAGCCGATGGCGGCCACGCGCGCTCCGGCCCGTTCGGCGGCGGAGGCGATGCCCGCGCGCAGGAGGCCCAGCGAATGTCGCATGGCCCGCAGGTCGAGCCCTGGCGGACTGTTGATCTCGATCTGGCTGGTCAGGTACTCCCGCGCGATCTGCCCCCGCAGGTCGTCGGTCACCTCGGCCAGCACCGCGTCGACGGCCGGTGCCGCCTGGCTCTTCTCGGCGTCCAGTAGGAGGAACTCCTCCTCCACGCCCACCGTCAACTGCACCGCTGCCATGTACCCAGATCCCCCGCCGCCGGAAACACCGCCGTTTTCCGAAAAATACTCCCATAATGGGCACATCCGCCACCCTTCCGGTAGGAGGCTCTGTGACCGCGACCCTGGGCCAGCCGTTGACCCATGCCGAGACGCCCCTCGAGACCGAGCCCGCCGCACCACGACCGCGGGCGCCGCGCCTGCCCAGGATCTTCGCGTCGGTCCTGTGGGCGGTCGCGCTGGTCGCCGCGGTCGCGGCCGTCGTCGGTGTCTTCACCGACGTGGTACGCGACGACCTCGGCGCGCCACTCGTCCCGATTCCACCCAACCTCGGCTACGCCACCTTCGTCGCCGTCCTCGCCATCGCGACCGCCCACCGCAAGCGCCTCGCGTACGCGATCCTCCTCGCGTACTTCACCGTGGCCGCCACCGTCGGCGCGGTGCTGCTCGCCATGCCGACCGGCCGCCTCGACAACGCCGGCATCGGCCCGGGCGACCGCGTCGTCGCCGCTGTCAACGGCGGCGTCGCCCTGCTCGCGGTGATCGTGCTGCTGGTCGCCCGGCGGGACTTCACCGCACAGCTGCGGCCCGGCCGGCCAGGCGTGGCCGGGGTCGTGCTCGCGCTGCTGGCCGCCGTGGGAGTGGTGATCGGGTACGTGCTCGTCACGGTGTCTCCCGGCGACCTGGGCGGGGCCGGGCAGCGCTGGGCGTACGCGGCGGAAAAGGTGCTCGGCGGCGCCGTCGTCGACCCCGGTCGCGGCGCGCGGGCGCCCGGCTGGGTGGATTTCGTGCTCGGCCTGCTCGGCGGGCTGGCGGTCCTCGCGGCCCTCTGGACACACCGCCGCGCCCAGCGCGCCGAGGCCACGCTGCCGGAGGAGGACGAGGAGCGGGTCCGCGGGCTCCTGCGCCGGTACGGCGACCGCGACTCCCTCGGCTACCTCGCCACCCGCCGGGACCACCTCGCCGCCTTCTCACTCACGGGCAAGTCGGCCGTCTCCTACCGGGTCGCCAACGGCGTCGGCCTCGCAACCGGCGATCCCATCGGGGATCCCGAGGCGTGGAGACCGGCCGTGGCGACGTGGCTGGAGGAGGCCGACCGGTACGGGTGGACGCCGGCCGTCACCGGCGCCAGCGAGGAGGGCGCGACGGCGTACGCGCGCGCCGGCCTCACCGCCACCTTCGCCGGCGACGAGGCGATCCTCCACAGCGGAGAGTTCACACTGGACGGCCGGCACATGCGCCCGGTGCGGCAGGCTGTCGCGCGGGTGGAGCGGGCCGGGTACACGGCATCGGTTCGCCGGCTCTCCGAGGTACCCGAAGAGGAGCTTGAGGTGGCAGCGGCGCTGATCCGCTCATGGGGCGGTGCCGGCGCCCTCGGGCGGCTGGGTGACCCCGACGACGGCCGGTGCGTGCTGGTCGAGGCGTACGACGCCGACGACGAACCGCAGGCGCTGCTGTCTCTCGTGCCGTGGGGCGCGCACGGGCTGAGCCTCGACGTGGCGGCGAGCGCGCCGGACGCCGACCCCGGCGCGGTCGAGTTTCTCGTGGCGGAGCTGATGCGTGCGGCGCCCAGCCTGCGCGTCGACTCGGTGTCGCTCGGCGTGGGGCGGTACCCGGAGGCGGCCCGATACCAGCCACGGTGGACACCGCGGTACACGTGCGTGGCCAAGCCCGGCGACGTCCCGAAGGTGCATCGGGTGGCGGCGGCGCTCGTGGTGCCGCCGGTCGCCGGTGCGTCGCCGGCGGTGGACGTCGAGGAGGACGCGGCGACGGCGACGGACGACGAGCCCGACCGTTGCGAGCAGGCGCGCATCCGGCTCGGCAAGCGGGAACGGCTGATCGAGGCGGGCGGCGACCCGTACCCGGCGGGTTTCCCGCGCACCGACAACACGGTCGCGGTGACGATCCGGCACGAAGGGCTGCCGCCCGACACGCGTACCGGCGAGACGGCCGCGGTGGCCGGCCGCATCGTCCTGATGCGCGACCACGGCGGCGTCTGCTTCGTCACGCTGCGGGACTGGACGGGAGACCTGCAGGTGATGGTCGACGAGGACGTGGAAGCCTGGCGGTCCACGGTCGACATCGGTGACCACGTCGGCGTACGCGGCGAGGTGGTCACCAGCCGCCGCGGCGAGCTGTCCGTGCGGGCCGAGGCGTGGCAGCTGACCGCCAAGTGCCTGCGGCCGCTGCCGGACAAGCGGCACGGCCTGGCCGGACCGGAGGCGCGGGCGCGGCAGCGGTACCTCGACCTGATCACCAGCGCCGAGGCCCGCGACGTGCTGCGCGCCCGCAGCGCCGCGATCCAGAGCCTGCGCGACACGCTGATCGACCGGGGCTACCTGGAGGTCGAGACGCCGGTGCTCCAGCGCGTGCCGGCCGGGGACGCGGCACGCCCCTTCACCACCCGGGCCGGGGCCTACGACCTGCGCCTGTACCTGCGTGTGGGCCCGGGGCGCTATCTCAAGCGGCTCGTCGTGGGCGGCGTCGAGCGGGTCTTTGAGCTGGGCCGCTCGTTCCGCAACGAGGGCGTGGACGCCAAGCACAACCCGGAGTTCACGCTCCTTTCCGCCTACCAGGCGTACGCCGACCACCGCACGACGCGGATGCTCGCGCAGACGCTGGTGCAGCGGGCGGCACTCGCCGCGTACGGCTCGACAGTCGCCTACCGGCCGGGCCCGAACGGCACGCCCGTCGAGTACGACCTGACCGGCGACTGGCCGGCCGTGCCCTTCTACCAGGCGCTCTCTGACGCGCTCGGCGACTTCGTCTCGGCGGACACCGGCGACTCCGACCTGCGCCTGCTGGCCGAGGCGGCCGGCGTCGAGAGCGGTGAGCGGGTGGAGCGGGGTGCGCTGCTGCGCGCGATGTACGAGCGCCTCGTGGCCGCCCGCACCACGACGCCCACCTTCTACGTGGACTTCCCGGTGGAGCTGTCGCCGCTGGCCCGCGCGCACCCGACCGACGAGCGGCTGGCCGAGCGCTGGGACCTGGTGGCGTACGGCGCGGAGATCGGTACCGGCCGCTCCGAGCTCACCGACCCCGTCGAGCAGCGCCGCCGCCTTGCCGCCGCGGCGGCGGACGACCCGGAGCTCACCGAGCCGGACGAGGACTACCTGCAGGCGCTGGAGTACGCGATGCCACCGACCGCCGGGCTGGCGCTCGGCGCGGACCGCGTGGTGATGCTGCTGACCGGCCGCTCGATCCGGGAGACCCTGCCGTTCCCGCTGGTCCGGGAGGCACGCCGGACGCTCGGCGGGCGCGGTGCATGACTTCTCACGCATCTGGGTATGCCGATGGGCATCCCCCGCGCGGTGGCCAAAACGAAGTGCTCCGCGCCCGCATAAGGAGGTGCGCAACGGTGCGGATCCCATCCTTGACGCGCCGAGGTGAGGCGCAACGAGAAGACGCCGCCCGCGCTGAGGGCCGGGCCGAGGCTCGGGCCGAAGACCGGATCGAGCGTAAGGAAGACGAGCGGACCTTTAGCCGGGACGCGGGCCGTAACGCGGTCCGCGAGCGGCCGGCGGTCGTCGACGAGACACCGACCGAAAAGATCAAGCCGGTGGATCGGGTCGAGACCCGCCGCGAGCCGGAGCCGGTTCCCGAGCCGGTAGGCCCGCGTCCGCGCTCCAGCCTCATGGCCACGCTCGCGCTGATCGTCGGCGTCGTGGCCGCGCTGGCCACGCTCACTGGCGTGCTGGCCGGCTACGGCATCGTGGCCGGCGGGCTGGCCGTCCTGCTCGCGATCGCCGGAGTCTCGGCGACCGGGCGCCGGCACGTGGCCGGCCGCTCCGAGGCGATGCTGGCGCTCGTGCTCGGCCTGGGCGCGGTCGTCTTCGGCATCCTCGTGGTGACCGACTCGCTGTCGTGGATCACCACGGCCAGCGACAAGGTCGGCGAACTGCGCAACTGGCTCGACACCCAGACCGTCGACCGGTTCTGACGCAGAGTTGGCGGCGGCCCTACCGGGCCGCCGGGTTTTGTGGGGCGGCCCGGTAGGGCCGCCCCACAAAGTTTGCGCATGGAATGATTTGCGCATGGAAGGCGCCGAACGCGCAACGAATCGCCGCTAGAAGCAAGATTCATCGGTGGTTCCTGAAGGTCAACCGCCAATAGCGTAGAGCGCATGACGATGGACGCCACTCGCCGGCGATACCTCATGTGCCGGCCGACGTACTTCGCCGTGGAGTACGCCATCAATCCTTGGATGGACCCGAGCGCCCCGGTTGACGCCGACCTCGCGGTGCGGCAGTGGGACGCGCTGCGCGGCGTCTACCTCGACCTCGGCCACACCGTCGAGGAGATAGATCCGCTCCCGGGGCTGCCCGACATGGTCTTCGCGGCCAACGGCGCCACCGTCATCGACGGCCAGGTGCTCGCGGTGGAGTTCCGCGACCCGCAGCGTGCCGACGAGGCGCCCGCGTACGCGCACTGGTTCGAGCGGGCCGGCTTCGAGGTGCACGAGGCCAAGCACGTCAACGAGGGCGAGGGCGACATGCTGCTCGCCGGCGACCTGCTGCTGGCCGGCACCGGGTTCCGCACCACGCCCGCCGCCCACGACCGGGCGCAGGAGATCTTCGGCCGGCCGACCGTCACGTTGCAGCTGGTCGACCCGCGCTTCTACCACCTGGACACGGCGCTGTGCGTGCTCGACAAGGACACCGTGGCGTACCTGCCCGAGGCCTTCTCGCCCGGCAGCCAGGCGGTGCTGCGGCGGCTCTTCCCGGACGCGATCCACGCCTCAGCCGCGGACGCCGCGGTGCTCGGGCTCAACGCGGTCAGCGATGGGCGGCACGTCGTGCTTCCGGCGCAGGCAACCGGCCTGGCAACCGCGCTACGTGATCGCGGATACGACACAATTGGCGTTGATTTGTCAGAGTTGCGCAAAGCCGGCGGCGGCCCGAAGTGCTGCACCTTGGAGGTACGGTCGTGATCGTGGATGATCTTGTCCGCACGCCCAACGCGGTGGCGGAGGCCGAGCGGTGGACCGCGCACAACTACCACCCGCTGCCGGTAGTCATCTCCTCGGCCGACGGCTCCTGGGTCACCGACATCGACGGCAAGCGCTACCTCGACTGCCTCGCCGGCTACTCGGCGCTCAATTTCGGCCACCGCCACCCGGCGCTGATCGCGGCCGCGCACGCCCAGCTCGACCGGCTCACGCTGACCAGCAGGGCGTTCGTGCACGACCAGTTCGCCACGTTCTGCCGCGAGCTGGCCGAGCTGTGCGGCAAGGACCTCGTGCTGCCGATGAACACCGGCGCCGAGGCCGTGGAGACCGCCGTGAAGGTGGCCCGCAAGTGGGGGTACAAGGTGAAGGGCGTCCCCCACGACAAGGCCACCATCATCGTGGCTGAGGGCAACTTCCACGGGCGCACGACGACGATCGTGAGCTTCTCCACCGACCCGGACGCCCGCGACGACTTCGGGCCGTACACGCCGGGCTTCAAGGTCGTGCCCTACGGCGACCTGGAGGCGATCGCGGCCGCGATCGACGAGACCACCGTCGCCGTGCTGCTGGAGCCGATCCAGGGCGAGCAGGGCGTGATCGTGCCGCCCGAGGGCTACCTGCCCGGCGTGCGCGCGCTCTGCACGTCCCAGAACGTGCTGTTCGTGGCCGACGAGATCCAGTCCGGGCTGGGCCGCACGGGCACGACGTTCGCCTGCGACCACGAGGGCGTGGTCCCCGACATGTACGTGCTGGGCAAGGCCCTGGGCGGCGGCATAGTGCCGGTGTCCGCGGTGGCCGCCAACCAGGACGTACTGGGCGTGCTGCGGCCGGGCGAGCACGGCTCCACGTTCGGCGGCAACCCGCTGGCCTGCGCCGTAGCCACGGAGGTGGTGGGCCTGCTGAAGACCGGCGAGTTTCAGCGCCGCTCCACCGAGCTGGGCGAACGCCTGCACGCCGACCTGGGCGCCCTGGTAGGCCACGGCCTGCTGGCGGTGCGCGGACGCGGCC
The window above is part of the Phytohabitans houttuyneae genome. Proteins encoded here:
- a CDS encoding carboxylate-amine ligase, whose amino-acid sequence is MAAVQLTVGVEEEFLLLDAEKSQAAPAVDAVLAEVTDDLRGQIAREYLTSQIEINSPPGLDLRAMRHSLGLLRAGIASAAERAGARVAAIGCCPVTGPEPPVVDEPRFHRMVERFGALSPGPGLNGLHVHIGIPDPHTGVQVLNHLRPWLPLLHAATTNSPFAEGRDSGYASWRSVMWERWPSVGPTPFLESHDHYEDLVSRLISSGAMLDEAMLYWYSRLSARYPTVELRLGDVCPSVDDTILVAALARGLVGTVLKDIEAGRPAPQVDQPLLAAAHWRAAHDGLAGLLADPADQRSRPAWHLFQRLFETVRPELERSGDLELATLLMGRLRSRGTGASRQRAVYARTGDMAAVLDYLTLPTTPV
- the ddaH gene encoding dimethylargininase — translated: MDATRRRYLMCRPTYFAVEYAINPWMDPSAPVDADLAVRQWDALRGVYLDLGHTVEEIDPLPGLPDMVFAANGATVIDGQVLAVEFRDPQRADEAPAYAHWFERAGFEVHEAKHVNEGEGDMLLAGDLLLAGTGFRTTPAAHDRAQEIFGRPTVTLQLVDPRFYHLDTALCVLDKDTVAYLPEAFSPGSQAVLRRLFPDAIHASAADAAVLGLNAVSDGRHVVLPAQATGLATALRDRGYDTIGVDLSELRKAGGGPKCCTLEVRS
- a CDS encoding lysine--tRNA ligase, whose translation is MTATLGQPLTHAETPLETEPAAPRPRAPRLPRIFASVLWAVALVAAVAAVVGVFTDVVRDDLGAPLVPIPPNLGYATFVAVLAIATAHRKRLAYAILLAYFTVAATVGAVLLAMPTGRLDNAGIGPGDRVVAAVNGGVALLAVIVLLVARRDFTAQLRPGRPGVAGVVLALLAAVGVVIGYVLVTVSPGDLGGAGQRWAYAAEKVLGGAVVDPGRGARAPGWVDFVLGLLGGLAVLAALWTHRRAQRAEATLPEEDEERVRGLLRRYGDRDSLGYLATRRDHLAAFSLTGKSAVSYRVANGVGLATGDPIGDPEAWRPAVATWLEEADRYGWTPAVTGASEEGATAYARAGLTATFAGDEAILHSGEFTLDGRHMRPVRQAVARVERAGYTASVRRLSEVPEEELEVAAALIRSWGGAGALGRLGDPDDGRCVLVEAYDADDEPQALLSLVPWGAHGLSLDVAASAPDADPGAVEFLVAELMRAAPSLRVDSVSLGVGRYPEAARYQPRWTPRYTCVAKPGDVPKVHRVAAALVVPPVAGASPAVDVEEDAATATDDEPDRCEQARIRLGKRERLIEAGGDPYPAGFPRTDNTVAVTIRHEGLPPDTRTGETAAVAGRIVLMRDHGGVCFVTLRDWTGDLQVMVDEDVEAWRSTVDIGDHVGVRGEVVTSRRGELSVRAEAWQLTAKCLRPLPDKRHGLAGPEARARQRYLDLITSAEARDVLRARSAAIQSLRDTLIDRGYLEVETPVLQRVPAGDAARPFTTRAGAYDLRLYLRVGPGRYLKRLVVGGVERVFELGRSFRNEGVDAKHNPEFTLLSAYQAYADHRTTRMLAQTLVQRAALAAYGSTVAYRPGPNGTPVEYDLTGDWPAVPFYQALSDALGDFVSADTGDSDLRLLAEAAGVESGERVERGALLRAMYERLVAARTTTPTFYVDFPVELSPLARAHPTDERLAERWDLVAYGAEIGTGRSELTDPVEQRRRLAAAAADDPELTEPDEDYLQALEYAMPPTAGLALGADRVVMLLTGRSIRETLPFPLVREARRTLGGRGA